The following coding sequences lie in one Pectobacterium sp. A5351 genomic window:
- the trkH gene encoding Trk system potassium transporter TrkH translates to MHLRAITRIVGQLVILFSGTMVIPGLVALIYRDGAGRAFTQTFIVALAIGIMLWLPNRKQKHELKSREGFLIVVLFWTVLGSVGALPFLFAEHPNLGVTDAFFESFSGLTTTGATTLVGLDSLPKAILFYRQMLQWFGGMGIIVLAVAILPILGVGGMQLYRAEMPGPLKENKMRPRIADTAKTLWLIYLLLTIACAVALWLAGMPVFDAIGHSFSTVSVGGFSTHDASIGYFNSPTINTIIAIFLLISGCNFGLHFALLSGRSLKVYWRDPEFRMFIFVQLSLVAVCTIVLWFHHVYDSGMQTINQAFFQVVSMATTAGFTTDSIASWPLFLPVLLLCSAFIGGCAGSTGGGLKVIRILLLFLQGSRELKRLVHPNAVYTIKLGHRALPERILEAVWGFFSAYALVFIVSMLAVIATGVDDFSAFAAVAATLNNLGPGLGVVAENFTSMNDTAKWILILTMLFGRLEVFTLLVLFTPTFWRE, encoded by the coding sequence ATGCACTTGCGCGCCATAACCCGTATTGTCGGCCAGTTGGTTATCCTTTTTTCCGGAACGATGGTTATTCCCGGGCTGGTAGCGTTAATTTACCGCGATGGCGCAGGCCGGGCGTTTACGCAGACATTTATTGTCGCGCTGGCTATTGGCATCATGCTGTGGCTACCAAACCGAAAACAGAAGCATGAGCTGAAATCTCGAGAAGGATTCCTGATCGTTGTCCTCTTTTGGACGGTGTTGGGAAGCGTTGGAGCACTGCCTTTCTTATTTGCTGAACACCCTAATTTGGGCGTAACGGATGCTTTTTTCGAATCGTTCTCTGGGTTGACGACAACGGGGGCTACCACGCTGGTCGGGCTGGATTCGCTGCCTAAAGCCATCCTGTTTTATCGCCAAATGCTGCAATGGTTTGGCGGGATGGGGATCATCGTACTTGCCGTTGCCATCCTGCCGATTCTTGGTGTCGGTGGGATGCAGCTCTATCGTGCCGAGATGCCGGGGCCGTTGAAGGAAAACAAAATGCGCCCGCGTATTGCCGATACGGCGAAAACGCTGTGGCTGATTTATCTCTTACTTACCATCGCCTGCGCCGTCGCGCTCTGGCTGGCTGGAATGCCAGTGTTTGATGCGATTGGGCACAGTTTCTCTACGGTATCTGTGGGTGGCTTTTCTACTCACGATGCAAGCATCGGTTACTTTAATAGCCCAACGATTAACACCATCATCGCCATATTCTTGCTGATTTCCGGCTGTAACTTCGGCTTGCACTTTGCCCTGCTGAGCGGTCGCAGCCTAAAGGTATACTGGCGTGATCCAGAATTCCGCATGTTCATTTTTGTTCAATTGTCGCTGGTGGCCGTGTGTACGATTGTCCTGTGGTTCCACCATGTTTATGACAGTGGGATGCAGACGATCAATCAGGCATTCTTCCAGGTTGTCTCCATGGCGACAACGGCAGGGTTTACGACGGATAGCATCGCATCGTGGCCGCTTTTTCTGCCAGTTTTGCTTCTGTGCTCCGCGTTTATTGGCGGGTGTGCGGGCTCAACCGGCGGTGGCCTGAAAGTGATTCGTATCCTGCTGCTTTTCTTACAAGGATCGCGTGAGCTTAAGCGTTTAGTGCATCCGAATGCGGTTTACACCATTAAGCTGGGTCACCGGGCGCTGCCAGAACGCATCCTTGAAGCTGTGTGGGGATTCTTTTCCGCGTATGCGCTGGTTTTTATTGTCAGCATGCTGGCTGTTATTGCGACAGGCGTTGATGATTTTTCCGCGTTTGCTGCGGTCGCTGCCACCTTGAATAATCTGGGGCCGGGTCTGGGCGTCGTCGCGGAGAATTTTACGTCGATGAATGATACGGCGAAATGGATTCTGATACTGACAATGTTGTTTGGTCGTTTAGAAGTCTTCACGCTTTTAGTTCTGTTTACGCCAACCTTTTGGCGGGAATAG
- a CDS encoding IMPACT family protein, with protein sequence MQAYPVLVEPVSFSEEIKKSRFTTILAATPGIEAAKAFIQQVREEHASAGHHCWAFVAGAPDDSQQLGFSDDGEPSGTAGKPMLSQLMGSGIGDITAVVVRYYGGIPLGTGGLVKAYGGGVQQALKRVSLQEKVLQKEYGLHCDYALLPQVESLIFQLGGKVLHSEYGVEVVLRFSIPVRGTEEAAMKLRDLSRGALHLLPIP encoded by the coding sequence ATGCAAGCGTATCCAGTCCTTGTTGAGCCAGTGAGCTTCAGTGAGGAAATCAAGAAAAGCCGCTTTACGACGATCCTGGCAGCAACGCCGGGAATCGAGGCGGCGAAAGCCTTTATCCAGCAGGTAAGGGAAGAGCACGCCTCGGCAGGGCATCACTGCTGGGCGTTTGTTGCGGGCGCGCCCGACGATTCCCAGCAACTGGGTTTTTCTGACGATGGTGAACCGTCTGGTACAGCAGGTAAGCCGATGCTATCGCAACTGATGGGTAGCGGTATCGGTGACATTACTGCCGTGGTCGTGCGTTACTATGGCGGAATCCCGCTGGGTACTGGTGGGTTGGTGAAGGCTTATGGCGGCGGCGTTCAGCAAGCGCTGAAACGGGTATCGCTGCAAGAGAAAGTCTTGCAAAAAGAGTATGGCTTACACTGTGACTATGCGCTGTTGCCTCAGGTGGAATCACTGATCTTCCAGCTTGGCGGAAAAGTGCTGCATAGCGAGTATGGCGTGGAAGTCGTATTGCGGTTCTCTATCCCCGTCAGGGGAACTGAGGAAGCGGCAATGAAATTGCGTGATTTAAGCCGTGGCGCGTTGCATTTATTGCCGATTCCATAA